GGGCTGGCTAGTATAAAAATCCACGACTTCTACCTGCGTCGCGCCGGGGGCGATGGCGTGCAGGTTAGCCATCAGCAGGTCGGCGCGGTGGCGGTAGCCAGCCTCGTGGGCCAGCGCGTGCAGGCGCTGGCCAGCTAGGTGGGCGCTAGTGCCAGCCTCATCGGCGCGGCGCGTGAGCAGCTGCCGCAGCTGGCGGCGCTCGGTTTCGAGGGCGCGGCGGGCCAGCGCCAGCGGCACGAAGCGCCGGAGCGCACCGATAGGGTCGGAGCCGGGCAGCGTTTCGAGCACCTCGCCCAGCGGCACCAGGCTCAGGCGCGTGCGACCATCGAGGTAAATGAGGTAGTAATGAGCCGGGTCTTCTAGCTCCATAAGCAGCTCAGCAACTAGCTGTTGCTTGCGGCCGGCCGGAACCTGGTCGTAGGCGCGCTGCTCGCGCAGGAAGCGGGCCGGCAGGTCGGCCAGCGCCGGGGGCAGCTTACTGCCTTCCGGGCTGGGCAGGGGGGTAGGGACCGGGGCCAACTCGGCATCGGCGGCGTAGCGCTGGTGAAACAGTTGGGCCAGCGCGCCTGGTGTAGGCCGAAAAATAGCATTCGGGCGCGGCCCATATAGCTTGAATACCAGCGTGGCGGCATCTTCCACAAACGTGAATTGCAGCACTCTATCCTGCGGCCACACCTCCACGCGCGCTACCGTGCGGCCCAGCAACTCGGGCAATAAGTCCACCGAGTTCTGCCGGGCGCGGTGGAAACTTTCGGGTAGCGCCAGCGCCGGGAAAGCCGCCCCTAATTGCGCTTTCAACCAAAACTCAGTGCCCGTTTCGTCCAATAGGCTCACCACTAGCTCGTCTTTTTCCTGCGAAAAGCAGCTGGCCACGCGGTAGCCCCGCAGCCGCTCGGTGAGGGCCGGGGCCAGTTGGCGCAGGAAGTAGTAGTTGGTGTGCATGGCGGGGGCAGGCAGTGAGTCGCTAACTCCTTGCTTAGCAGTTGATAACTAACCCATCGTAGGCTAGCCGCACCCAGGGGGGTAGGGTAGCCTCCACTTCGCGGTGGCGGCCCAGCTGGTGGCTGATGTGGGTGAGGTAGGCCCGGCGCGGCTTTAGCTCTTCCAGAACAGCCACGGCCTCGCTCAGACTGAAATGCGAAATGTGCGGCTCGTGACGCAGCGCATTGAGGATGATGGTATCGGCCCCGCGTAACTGGTCCATTGTGCTGGCGGGCAACTGGTTGGCATCGGTGAGGTAGGCCAGGTCGCCCACCCGGAAGCCCAGCACGGGCAGCTTGTAGTGCAGGGCGCGCAGCGGCTGCACGGCCAGCCCCAGCACGTCGAAGGGCTGCTGGTCGTCGGCAATGGGGTGCAGGCTCACCTGCGGCACGCCGGGGTACTTATGCTCAGCAAACACGTAGGCAAACTCGCGCTGGAGCTGCGCCAGCACCCGCGGCTCAGCGTAGACGGGCATCTCCTGCTGTTGCCGGAAGTTGAAGGCCCGCACGTCGTCGAGCCCCGCCGTGTGGTCCTTGTGCTCGTGGGTGAACAAGATGCCATCGAGCCGGCTGATGTGAGCCCGTAGCATCTGCTGCCGGAAATCGGGGCCGGTATCAATTACCAGGCTGCGACCCTCTACGGCCAGGTGCACCGCCACGCGCAGCCGCTTGTCGCGGTAGTCGAGCGAGCGGCACACCGGGCAGGCGCACCCAATCATGGGCACCCCCGACGAAGTGCCAGTCCCTAAAAACGTCAGCGTCATATTTTTAGCTGTTTGCCATTAGCTATCAGCTTTTTTATCTGAACGAAAGCTAACGGCTAACAGCTAGCAGCTAACGGCTAAAAAAGCTACCCGACGTACTGGCGCACTACCCGCACCAGGGCATCAAAATCTAGAGGCTTGGGTAGATAGTCGGTAATGCCGGCCTCGCGGAACTGCTCCAGCGAGTAGTTGTTGGCGTTGCCGGTGATGGCTACTACAGGCAGCTCGCTGATGCGCGGGTCGGCGTGGCTGCGAATATCTTTGGTGCACTCCAAGCCGTTTTTGATGGGAATATTGATGTCCATCAGCACGCCGTCCACGGGGTTAGTTTCGAGCTGGCTTTCGAGCTGGCGCAGCACTTCGCCGCCATTTTTAGCTAGCACAATCCGGTATTTCTGCTGCTCCAGTATTTTGCGCGTCAAACTCAGAATAACTGAGCTGTCTTCGGCAATGAGAATTGTTTTGGGTTGAGAGTCGGGAGCCATAAGCAAAAGGAGGGGTAGGAGCTGGAAAAAAATATAGTGGAACGAAGTAATAAAGCAGGGAATGGGGGTAAAGGTCCGTCACAATCCTACTTACTTGGCTGCGTCGCGGCCAGCAAAGTAGGATATTGACTCACGAATTGTGCGAATAACTGCCCCAGCTCCGCTAATCCATCACCTAGAGTATCCGTTTCCCGGTTCTTAATTGCCTGCTCCATTGCCAGGGCCTTGCCCGACAACTGCGTGAGGCCCAGGGTGCCGGCCGTGCCCTTGAGTTGGTGCAGCATGGGGTGCAGGCCCTCAATATCGCGGGCTTCCCAGTGAGTATTGGCCTGGTCGAGCAGGGCCGTGGTTTCTTCCACGAACTCATCGTACAGCTCGGCCGCGAAACCGTCGCCGCCCAGCTGGTGCAGCTGCGCCAGCACCTCAGGGTCGATAAGCGCCGGCCCGGCGGGAGCCGCGGGCTCCTCGGCGGGGGCGATGGGGGTAGCAATCCAACGCATCAGCGTTTCGGCCAGCTGCTGGTGCTTCACGGGCTTGGCTAGGTAGTCGTCGAGACCGGCTTTCACAAAACGGGCGGCATCGTCGGGCATCGAGTAGGCCGTCATGGCCACGATGGGCGGGCTGGCTGCCCCCAGCTGGGCCTTGATGGCGCGGGTCGCGGCGATGCCATCGAGCCCCGGCATCTGGATGTCCATCAGAATGAGCTGGTAGTTGGCACCAGGGGCGGTGGCGCGGGCAATGGCCTCGTAGCCATCGCTGGCTACTTCTACGTGGCAGTTGAGCTTAGCCAGCAGGCGGGCCGCTACCTTTTGGTTAATGGCATTATCATCGACCAAAAGGATGCGGGGCGACTCGCTGCTGAGTGGTGCCGCGATGGGGGGGGTAGGGGCGGCCGGCAGGGCCGCCTGCGCGGGAATAGGGGCCGTAGTCAGCACCTTGCAGCGAATGGTGAACCAGAAAACGCTGCCCTCGCCCGTGTTGGACAGCACCCCGATGGTGCCGCCCAGTAGCTCGGCCAGCTCCTTGCTGATGGCCAGGCCCAGGCCCGTGCCGCCGTAGGCTTTGCTGGGGGTCGTGTCGAGCTGAGTGAAGCTGGTGAAGAGCCGGGCCGCGTCGTTAGGCGAAATGCCGATGCCCGAGTCCTGCACCGCAAAGCGCAGCGTGCAGTACTCGCCTTCGGTGCGCACCAGCGAGCCTACCACGCTCACCGTGCCGTGGGGGGTGAATTTGAGTGCGTTGGCTACCAGATTGGCCAAAATCTGGAGCAGGCGGGTTTCGTCGGTAACGATGAAGGCCGGAGTATCGGGGGCCAGGTGGCAGGTAAAGCGGATGTTCTTCTGGTTGGCCCGGTACGAAAACAGCGCGCTTAGGCGTTCCAGCATGGGCTCCAGGGCCAGCGGAGCCTCGTGCAGCCGCATCTTGCCCGCCTGAATCTTAGACAGGTCCAGAATGTCGTTGAGAATCGTCAGCAGGGCCTCGGCGCTGGTGCGCAGCGTGTCCACGTAGTCGGTCTGCTCGCCGTTGAGGCCGGTCTGGCCCAGCAGGTCAATCATGCCGATGATGCCGTTCATGGGCGTGCGCAGCTCGTGGCTCATATTGGCCAAAAACTGCGTTTTAGCTTCTGAGGCGGCTTCGGCTTCTTCCTTGGCCAGGCGCAAGTCGTCCTGAATACGGCGAATCTCGGTAATGTCGCGCACGATGCCCTCGGTTCCGAACGAGGTGTGACGGGCATTCACGAGCATACTCACCGGGTAGCCGTCGTGGTGGCGCAGCTGGGTTTCGAAGTTGCGCAGTTCGCCGTTTTTACGCAGCTCGCGCAGCAGGTCGCCGTGCATCTCGGGTTGCCAGTAGATGTCTTCGAGCCGGTAGCTCAGGGCTTCTATCGGGTTGTAGCCCAGTACTTCGCGCACCGAAGGGCTCAGGATGGTAAAATTACCTTCGCGGTCGGTGCGGTAATAAATATCCTGAAACGACTCGAAGATGGAGCGAAATTTCTCTTCCTGCGCCGCCAGCGCCAGCTGCGATGTTTTGGTGGACGTAATATCCTGGGCCTGAGCCGTGATTTCCTCAAACGAGCCGTCGGGCAGGTAAATGGGAGCCAGCGTAATGCTGAGCCAGATATCGGGCCCCTGGTGCTTGCGCAGGTGCGCCTCAAACTGCTGCTCCTCGCCCCGGCCGGCCGCCAGGTAGCTGCGCCGAAACAGCTCGCGGGTGTCTTCATCAGTGAGCGCGATATCCGTCTCTATCAGGTTGAGGCCCTGGGCGGGGGGTACGCCGTTGCGATAGTGGTAAAAATCGGCGTAGTTGCGGTTGAACGACACGAGGTGGCCGCGCCGGTCTACGTTCCACATCAGCTGGGTGCCGCTCTCAAAAATGGCGTTGAGCCGAGCGTTTTGCAGGGCCAAGTGCTCTTCCTGACGCTTGCGGTCGATGGCCAGCGCTACCTGCCCCGAAATGAAGTGCAGAATATCGAGGTCGGCGGGCGTGTAGAGGTCGGCCCGGTCGTACTCCTGCACTGCCAGCACCCCGATGGTGCGGTCGCCCACGCTCAGCGGCGAAGCCAGCAGAACGGCCGGCAGCCGCCCAAAGGCCGTCATCTCGCCGGTGCGCACGAGGCGCAACAGGTCATCCTTGGTGAAAAATAGCGGCTGGCCCTGCTGAATTACGTATTCCGTCACGCCCATCGAGAACGGCCGGCCGTCGCCCTGCTCAAAATAGGCGTGCTGGTCTACGTAGTATACGAATTGTAGCTCCGTGCGCGCATCGTCGCAGAGGCCGATGAAGATATTATTGGTTTCAATCACTTTGCCCAGCTCCCGGTGAATGGCGCCGTAGAGGGCGGGCAGGTCGTGGGCCGAAATGGCCAGGTTGGCAATGCTATAGTACACCTTTTGCAGGCGCTCGGCCTTGATGCGGTCCGTAATGTCGTGCAGCACGGCGCGGGCGCTGGGCAGCCGGCCCGGCTGCTGCTCGCTGCTCACCGAGCCGATGAGGTGCACCGGCCGGCCGGCCTTAGTCAGCAGTACGGTTTCGAGTTTGTTCAGGGCCTGGCCTTCGTAGAGGCGGCGCAGCTGGTAGAGAAGCTTAGCCCGGTAGTAGGGGTGCACCACGTCGGTGAAGGGCCGGCCCAGCAGCTCGCTCTCGGTATAGCCCAGCTTTTCCTGCCCGGCCCGGTTCACAAACAGCAGCACGTTGGTGGCGCTCAGGTGCAGGATAAGGTCGTGCGAGCTATCGAAAAACTCGCGTAGGTACGTGGACTCAGGCAGGTTTGAGGTACCGTTGAGGCGAAGGTTGGCATCTTTGGCCACGGGATGGCCGGCGGCCCACAGCCCAGTGTTTTCGCCCTGCTCGTCACTGAGTAGGTTGGGCTGCCAGCTCAGGCTGAAGCCCTTGCCGGCTTTGGTTTGCATGGATAGCTCAAAATGCGGCGGGCACGGCTCCTGGCCGGCCAGCACGCGCTGAAACTGTTCGTGAGAGTCGGCACGTTGGGCTCTCGGCACCAGGCGCCCACAAAAGGACATCCCAATCAGTTCGGCAGAGGTATAGCCGCTGATGGTTAATAAGGTATCGTTCGCTTCCACCACCAAGCCATCGCGGTCAAGCACCACGTAGGCTAGTTGTAGCTGGTCGAGCATGAGGGCGGTGGCCGGTAACAGTGGTCCCGGAGAATGAGCTTGCATAGAGGACTAAAAGCGCGCGCGGGGCCAAGGTACAGATTGGCGCGGTAGCGGGAGTAGTTTTGGGTTGAATTTACGAAGGCTGCGCCAGTTTGTATTGCTTGTGTCCAAATTAGTTGCCTTACCGGGCCCGCGCCTCGTGCTGGCCGTCACCACTGACCTGAGCTACGACCAGCGGATGCAGCGTATTGCCGGCAGCCTGGCGCGGGCCGGCTACCAGGTGCTGCTGGTGGGCTGGCAGCGCCCGGCCTCGGTGCCGCTGGCCCCGCGCCCCTACGCCCAGCACCGGCTGCGGGGCTGGTTTCAAAGCGGCAAGTTATTCTACTTGGAGTATAATCTGCGGCTGTTCTTCTTTTTGCTGGGCCAGCGCGCCGCCGCCTGGGGCTGCGCCGACCTCGATGCCGCCCTACCCACCTGGCTGCGGGCCCGCCTGGGTGGCCAGCCTTTCGTGTACGACGCCCACGAATTATTCCCCGAAGTGCCCGAAGTAGTGGCTCGTCCTCGAGTGCAGCGAGCCTGGCGGTGGGTCGAAAATTTCATTGTGCCCCGCGCCCGGCTACGCTACACGGTGGGCCCCGCCCTGGCCCAGCTCTTCGAGCAGCGTCATCCCAGCTGCCCGTTTGCTGTAGTTCGGAATGTTCCTTCTTCGCAAGTTTCAGGCGCGCTTACCAGCCAAAGCCCGATACCTAACAATCAGAAAACCAACCAACAACCAATTTTATTATACCAGGGTGCGCTCAACATGGGCCGGGGGCTGGCCGAGCTGCTGGCCGCGATGCCCTCAGTGCCGGCCCGGCTGATTATGTGTGGGGAGGGTGACTGCTCGGTAGCGTTGCGGGCGCAGGCGGCGCAGCTGGGGCTGCTGGCATCGGGTCAGGTCGAGTTTCGGGGCTACGTGCTGCCCGAGGCCCTGCGCGTGCTCACGGCCCAGGCCACGGTGGGCATCATGCTGCTCGAAAACACCGGCCTGAGCTACTATTACTCGCTGGCTAATAAGTTCTTCGACTACGTGCAGGCCGGTATTCCGCAGCTCTGCATCGACTTTCCCGAGTACCGCGCCCTCAACGCTCAGCACGAGGTTGCCGAGCTGGTGCCCGACCTGCACCCCGCCACCCTGGCCGCCGCCCTGGCCCGGCTGCTGCCCGGCGGCCAGCCCGGCCCGCACTACCAGCGCCTGGCCGCCAACTGCCGCCGCGCCCGCGCCGAGTGGAGCTGGGAACAGGAAGAAAAAACCCTGCTGCGGCTCTACGCAGAATTGTTGCGCGTAGGATAAGCTTCAGCTTGGCGTTTTAAAATTTGTGAACTGCTGGCAGCAAGCTACAGCTTACCCTACCCTATTCCCGGCAAGCTAAAGCTTACCGCACTCTTTATGCTCTCACCCAAAATCCTAGCTCAGTTACTCCCTACCCCCCCTGACCTACGCCCGGTGCTGCTGGCCGTGGCCGGACCTACGGCCGTGGGTAAAACGGCCCTCACCGTGGCGCTCGCCCAGCAGCTCGGCACGGAGATTATCTCGGCCGACTCGCGCCAGTTTTTCCGCGAGCTGAGTATTGGCACGGCCAAGCCCACGCCGGCCGAAATGCAGGGGGTAGGGCACCATTTTATTGACTCGCACAGCATTACGGAAGAATACAGCGCCGGCCGTTTCGCGGCCGAGGCGACGGCGTTATTAACGCAATTATTTGAAAAGCAACGAGTTGTTATTGCCACTGGCGGCTCGGGGCTATACCTGCAAGCCCTCACCGATGGCCTCGACGAGCTGCCCGCCGTGCCGCCCGCCGTGCGCCAGCAGCTGCTGCGCGAGCTGGCCGAAACCGGCCTATCCCCCCTCGTAGCCGAGCTAGCCACCGCCGACCCCGTGGCCCACGCCCGCCTCGACCTGCAAAACCACCAGCGCGTGGTGCGGGCCCTCGAAATAACACGCGGCACGGGGCGGCCGTTTTCTAGCTTCCACCAGGGGCCGGCGGCGGTGGCGGCCACGGCGGCGGCCCGCCCCTGGCGGGTCGTGAAAGTGGCCCTCACCCGCCCCCGCGAAGAACTATACCAGCGCATCGACCAACGCGTGCTGGCTATGCTGGAGGCTGGCCTGCTGGCCGAGGCCGAACCACTGCTACCCTACCGCCATCACCAGGCCCTGCAAACGGTGGGCTACCAGGAAATCTTCGGCTACCTCGATGGCCACTACGACTACCCCGAGGCTGTGCGCCTGCTGCAACGCAACACCCGCCACTACGCCAAGCGCCAGCTCACCTGGCTCCGCCGCGACCCGGACTATGTTTGGGTTGAGCTGGGTAATGGGTGAGGACAATCAACTAAAAAGAACGTCATGCAGACCAAAGGGAAGCATCTTGCCTGCGTAACTAACTTCAAATTTTAGAGTCAGTTACGCAAGTGAGATGCTTTCCTTTGGTCTGCATGACGTTCTTTTTTATTATTTACTACCCCTTACACCGACAGTATTTCCACCATCCGCATAAAGCTCTGGTTGATGATTTTACGCTTGTAAATGGTGTCCTCGAAAGGGGTGTACATGAGCTTGCGGTCCACGATGCCGGCCATCACGTTTTTCATGCCATTGAGCAGGCCCTCCACGGCGGCGATGCCGAGCTGCGAGGCCAGCAGGCGGTCGGCGGCGGTGGGCGAGCCGCCCCGTTGAATGTGGCCCACGATGGTAACGCGGGTATCGAGCTGCGGAATGGCTTCCTTCACGCGCTTGGCCACCTGGTGCACGTTGCCCTCCTCTTCGCCCTCGGCCACAATGACGATAAAGGAAGTTTTGTGCCGCTTGTAGCTGTCTAGCAGCGTTTCGATAACGGCCTCCACGCTCATGGCCGTTTCGGGTACCATCACGATTTCGGCCCCGCCCCCGATGGCGCACGGAATGGCAATGTAGCCCGAGTCGCGGCCCATCACTTCCACAAAAAAACAGCGGTCGTGCGAGTCGGCCGTGTCCCGGATTTTATCAATAGCTTCCAGAGCCGTGTTTACGGCCGTGTCGTAGCCAATGGTATAGTCCGTGCCGTAGAGGTCGTTGTCAATCGTGCCCGGCGCGCCTACCGTCGGGATACCAAACTCCTGCTCAAAAATACTCGCGCCCGCAAACGTGCCGTTGCCACCGATGGCTACTAGGCCCTCGATACCATGATTCACGAGCTGGTCAAACGCTTGCTGCCGGCCCTCCTTAGTCATGAACTTTTGTGAGCGCGCCGACTTTAGGATTGTGCCGCCGCGCTGCACCGTATTCGACACCGAGGCCGAGTCCATGCGCACGAACTCGCCCGTAATCATGCCGCTGTAACCTCGCATGATGCCGTAGACCTCAATGCCGTGGTACACGCCCGCACGTACTACCGCCCGCAGGCAGGCGTTCATGCCGGGAGCATCACCCCCGCTCGTAAAAACTCCGATTCTCTTCATGTCAAAAATTCAGCTAAAGCGCCCGCTACCAACGCTGAGTTGGCCTTAAGCTCGCAAAGGTCGCATAACGGAGGCACAAGCGCTAGGTGCTGGCCTAAATTTGAGCCAGACATTTTTGCCAAAACCACGTAAAATAGGCATTTACCGGGCTTGCGTTTGGTTATTAAGTGATTTATCCTTAATTTTCGCTACCCCCGTTTCCCCACCCTTCACTTCCAACCCGTCCTCCCATGTTTGGTTTTTTTGAAAAAGAGCAGGCTAAAAAGATAAAAGGCCACCTGTGCAACCTGGCCGCCCTAGCCAAAGCCGACGGCAACGTGGACGACCGCGAGATGAAATTTATCATCACCGTGGGCAAGAAAAACGGCGTGTCGGCCAGTGAGGTGCGCAAAATAGTGCAGGGCGAAACCCGTTGCGCCGCCGACCTGCCCGGCAACGACTCGGAGCGCTTCGACCAGATTTTCGACCTCGTAGACATGATGCTTGCCGATGGTATCGTGGACCAGACGGAGATGAATTTCTGCACGATAATGGCCGAGAAGCTCGGTTTCCGCGAAGACATCGTGGACGTGCTCATGGGTAAGATTTCGCAGGGGGTGAAGGATGCCGTTCCCCGCGAGCGCATCAAGGACGAGAGCCTGTCGCTGCTAAAAAGCCCCGCCCTACCCCAGCGATAGGCCACCGGGCCGTGCGCGTGCCAGCCCTACCCCCCCTGCTTGGCCGCGATGGCCCGGAGCAGCCCCGCGCAGGCCGCGTCAATCTCGGCCTCCGTAATGGTTAGCGGCGGCGCGATGCGTAGCGAGTTATCGCAGAATAAAAACCAGTCGGTGAGGATACCCTCCACGGCCAGCGCCCGGTCGATAATTGGTTTGAGCACTTCAAACGACTCAAACTCCACGGCCATCAGCAGCCCGCAGTTGCGAATTTCGCGGATGGCCGGGTGCCGCAGGCCGGCCCGTAGCCGCGCCGCCTTGGCTGCCACGCCGGCCAGCAGGTTTTCTTCCTGAATAACCTGGAGCGTGGCCAGCGAAGCCGCGCAGCTTACCGGGTGCCCGCCAAAAGTGGTGCAGTGCCCCAGAATGGGATTCGTTTGGAACCCCACCATAATTTCGGGCGAGGAGATAAAGGCCCCAATCGGCATGCCGCCGCCCATGCCTTTGGCGCACACCAGGATATCGGGCACTACTCCGAATTGTTCAAACGCCCACTGCGTACCCGTGCGCCCAAAGCCGCACTGAATCTCATCCAAAATAAGCAGCGCGCCCACTTTGGTGCAACGCGCCCGCACGGCTGGCAGGTAACCAGGCAGGGGTAGGCGCACGCCGGCCTCGCCCTGCACGGTTTCGAGCACCACGGCGGCCGTGTTTTCGGTTATTAAGTCCAAGTCAGCCAGCTCGTTGTAGCGCAAATGCAGCACGTCGGGCAGCAGCGGCCGGTAGCTGTTCTTAAACCCCTCGGAGCCCGTGATGGACAGCGCCCCGTGCGTGGAGCCGTGGTAGGCATGGAGGGCCGAAACCAGGCCCGTGCGCCCCGTGTGGCGCTTGGCCAGCTTAAGCGCGCCCTCAATGGCCTCGGTGCCCGAGTTGGTGAAGTATACCGTGTCGAGCGGGGGGGGTAGGGTGGCGGCCAGCGCGTGGGCCAGCCGGGCGGGCGGGGCCTGCACCAGCTCGCCATACACCATCAGGTGCAGGTATTTATCGAGCTGACCCTGAATGGCTTGCAGCACCCGCGGGTGCCGGTGCCCCACATTGCTCACCCCAATGCCGGCAATCAAATCCAGGATGGGGCGGCCTTCCGGCGTGTACATATAAACCCCCTCGGCTCGCTCGATTTCCAATAGCAGCGGAAACTCGGAGGTCTGGGCCTGGTGGCGCAAAAAAAGTTGGCGGGACGTCAGCATAACGCCCGCAAAGGTACCGCGCCGAGCGCGGGGGGTAGGAGCGGGGCGGGCTATTGCCCGGCCGCCGGCGGACTATCATTCCGGCCCGCCACGCGCTTGAGCACTTCCTTGGTAAAATCGCGCTCGGCCTGGTACAACTCCGCCACCTGGCGCATGGTCAGCGACTTCTGTAAGCGGTCGAAGTAGCTTTTCTCCAAATCCAGCTGCTGCTGGCGCAGCGCAAAATCCTGGTTGAAGTTATCGCGGAGCTGCACATCGCTCAGGGTGGGGTTTTTGGCTTCGTTGCG
The genomic region above belongs to Hymenobacter psoromatis and contains:
- a CDS encoding NFACT RNA binding domain-containing protein; its protein translation is MHTNYYFLRQLAPALTERLRGYRVASCFSQEKDELVVSLLDETGTEFWLKAQLGAAFPALALPESFHRARQNSVDLLPELLGRTVARVEVWPQDRVLQFTFVEDAATLVFKLYGPRPNAIFRPTPGALAQLFHQRYAADAELAPVPTPLPSPEGSKLPPALADLPARFLREQRAYDQVPAGRKQQLVAELLMELEDPAHYYLIYLDGRTRLSLVPLGEVLETLPGSDPIGALRRFVPLALARRALETERRQLRQLLTRRADEAGTSAHLAGQRLHALAHEAGYRHRADLLMANLHAIAPGATQVEVVDFYTSQPVILKLKPLEKPQRTAENLYRKAKNQQLEEQQLRTRIDARETESLAALELLEELDARPELTELRALRAWRKQHALDPSPTPLKAATELPFKVFEDHGFTILVGRNAQNNDLLTQKYAHKDDLWLHAKDVTGSHVVIRHRAGQPVPEPVVEHAAQLAGWYSRRQHDSLCPVTVTPKKFVRKPKGALPGQVVVERERVVLVVPGNPFEK
- a CDS encoding MBL fold metallo-hydrolase: MTLTFLGTGTSSGVPMIGCACPVCRSLDYRDKRLRVAVHLAVEGRSLVIDTGPDFRQQMLRAHISRLDGILFTHEHKDHTAGLDDVRAFNFRQQQEMPVYAEPRVLAQLQREFAYVFAEHKYPGVPQVSLHPIADDQQPFDVLGLAVQPLRALHYKLPVLGFRVGDLAYLTDANQLPASTMDQLRGADTIILNALRHEPHISHFSLSEAVAVLEELKPRRAYLTHISHQLGRHREVEATLPPWVRLAYDGLVINC
- a CDS encoding response regulator; the encoded protein is MAPDSQPKTILIAEDSSVILSLTRKILEQQKYRIVLAKNGGEVLRQLESQLETNPVDGVLMDINIPIKNGLECTKDIRSHADPRISELPVVAITGNANNYSLEQFREAGITDYLPKPLDFDALVRVVRQYVG
- a CDS encoding PAS domain S-box protein; its protein translation is MQAHSPGPLLPATALMLDQLQLAYVVLDRDGLVVEANDTLLTISGYTSAELIGMSFCGRLVPRAQRADSHEQFQRVLAGQEPCPPHFELSMQTKAGKGFSLSWQPNLLSDEQGENTGLWAAGHPVAKDANLRLNGTSNLPESTYLREFFDSSHDLILHLSATNVLLFVNRAGQEKLGYTESELLGRPFTDVVHPYYRAKLLYQLRRLYEGQALNKLETVLLTKAGRPVHLIGSVSSEQQPGRLPSARAVLHDITDRIKAERLQKVYYSIANLAISAHDLPALYGAIHRELGKVIETNNIFIGLCDDARTELQFVYYVDQHAYFEQGDGRPFSMGVTEYVIQQGQPLFFTKDDLLRLVRTGEMTAFGRLPAVLLASPLSVGDRTIGVLAVQEYDRADLYTPADLDILHFISGQVALAIDRKRQEEHLALQNARLNAIFESGTQLMWNVDRRGHLVSFNRNYADFYHYRNGVPPAQGLNLIETDIALTDEDTRELFRRSYLAAGRGEEQQFEAHLRKHQGPDIWLSITLAPIYLPDGSFEEITAQAQDITSTKTSQLALAAQEEKFRSIFESFQDIYYRTDREGNFTILSPSVREVLGYNPIEALSYRLEDIYWQPEMHGDLLRELRKNGELRNFETQLRHHDGYPVSMLVNARHTSFGTEGIVRDITEIRRIQDDLRLAKEEAEAASEAKTQFLANMSHELRTPMNGIIGMIDLLGQTGLNGEQTDYVDTLRTSAEALLTILNDILDLSKIQAGKMRLHEAPLALEPMLERLSALFSYRANQKNIRFTCHLAPDTPAFIVTDETRLLQILANLVANALKFTPHGTVSVVGSLVRTEGEYCTLRFAVQDSGIGISPNDAARLFTSFTQLDTTPSKAYGGTGLGLAISKELAELLGGTIGVLSNTGEGSVFWFTIRCKVLTTAPIPAQAALPAAPTPPIAAPLSSESPRILLVDDNAINQKVAARLLAKLNCHVEVASDGYEAIARATAPGANYQLILMDIQMPGLDGIAATRAIKAQLGAASPPIVAMTAYSMPDDAARFVKAGLDDYLAKPVKHQQLAETLMRWIATPIAPAEEPAAPAGPALIDPEVLAQLHQLGGDGFAAELYDEFVEETTALLDQANTHWEARDIEGLHPMLHQLKGTAGTLGLTQLSGKALAMEQAIKNRETDTLGDGLAELGQLFAQFVSQYPTLLAATQPSK
- a CDS encoding glycosyltransferase, with the protein product MSKLVALPGPRLVLAVTTDLSYDQRMQRIAGSLARAGYQVLLVGWQRPASVPLAPRPYAQHRLRGWFQSGKLFYLEYNLRLFFFLLGQRAAAWGCADLDAALPTWLRARLGGQPFVYDAHELFPEVPEVVARPRVQRAWRWVENFIVPRARLRYTVGPALAQLFEQRHPSCPFAVVRNVPSSQVSGALTSQSPIPNNQKTNQQPILLYQGALNMGRGLAELLAAMPSVPARLIMCGEGDCSVALRAQAAQLGLLASGQVEFRGYVLPEALRVLTAQATVGIMLLENTGLSYYYSLANKFFDYVQAGIPQLCIDFPEYRALNAQHEVAELVPDLHPATLAAALARLLPGGQPGPHYQRLAANCRRARAEWSWEQEEKTLLRLYAELLRVG
- the miaA gene encoding tRNA (adenosine(37)-N6)-dimethylallyltransferase MiaA; translated protein: MLSPKILAQLLPTPPDLRPVLLAVAGPTAVGKTALTVALAQQLGTEIISADSRQFFRELSIGTAKPTPAEMQGVGHHFIDSHSITEEYSAGRFAAEATALLTQLFEKQRVVIATGGSGLYLQALTDGLDELPAVPPAVRQQLLRELAETGLSPLVAELATADPVAHARLDLQNHQRVVRALEITRGTGRPFSSFHQGPAAVAATAAARPWRVVKVALTRPREELYQRIDQRVLAMLEAGLLAEAEPLLPYRHHQALQTVGYQEIFGYLDGHYDYPEAVRLLQRNTRHYAKRQLTWLRRDPDYVWVELGNG
- the pfkA gene encoding 6-phosphofructokinase — its product is MKRIGVFTSGGDAPGMNACLRAVVRAGVYHGIEVYGIMRGYSGMITGEFVRMDSASVSNTVQRGGTILKSARSQKFMTKEGRQQAFDQLVNHGIEGLVAIGGNGTFAGASIFEQEFGIPTVGAPGTIDNDLYGTDYTIGYDTAVNTALEAIDKIRDTADSHDRCFFVEVMGRDSGYIAIPCAIGGGAEIVMVPETAMSVEAVIETLLDSYKRHKTSFIVIVAEGEEEGNVHQVAKRVKEAIPQLDTRVTIVGHIQRGGSPTAADRLLASQLGIAAVEGLLNGMKNVMAGIVDRKLMYTPFEDTIYKRKIINQSFMRMVEILSV
- a CDS encoding TerB family tellurite resistance protein — protein: MFGFFEKEQAKKIKGHLCNLAALAKADGNVDDREMKFIITVGKKNGVSASEVRKIVQGETRCAADLPGNDSERFDQIFDLVDMMLADGIVDQTEMNFCTIMAEKLGFREDIVDVLMGKISQGVKDAVPRERIKDESLSLLKSPALPQR
- a CDS encoding aspartate aminotransferase family protein, which encodes MTSRQLFLRHQAQTSEFPLLLEIERAEGVYMYTPEGRPILDLIAGIGVSNVGHRHPRVLQAIQGQLDKYLHLMVYGELVQAPPARLAHALAATLPPPLDTVYFTNSGTEAIEGALKLAKRHTGRTGLVSALHAYHGSTHGALSITGSEGFKNSYRPLLPDVLHLRYNELADLDLITENTAAVVLETVQGEAGVRLPLPGYLPAVRARCTKVGALLILDEIQCGFGRTGTQWAFEQFGVVPDILVCAKGMGGGMPIGAFISSPEIMVGFQTNPILGHCTTFGGHPVSCAASLATLQVIQEENLLAGVAAKAARLRAGLRHPAIREIRNCGLLMAVEFESFEVLKPIIDRALAVEGILTDWFLFCDNSLRIAPPLTITEAEIDAACAGLLRAIAAKQGG